The genomic DNA cctggcggtcagaattaaatgaatgtggccccttgctgttgcccatccctgatttagcaaaataaaacaaagagcatTAATAGAAGTCTGTTTCGTAACCAACCAAAAGCTCCTCAAAGTGGCTTTTGAGTTTCTTATATAATCGTTTTTGCAGTGATTACAAAGGTAATGTGAAGGACATATACAGTGTTGTGTTCCCTGTTATCTCTCAGCCGATGAGGAGCAACAGAGGGATGTTATCCGGGCGGCGGGGCCTCCTCAGCAGGCAGCGGGGCCTCCTCAGCAGACAGCGGGGGAGCGAGGAGCCGGGATGCCGCGCAGGAGGAGAAACCTCGCTGCAGTCATGGCgtacagagagaaggagggggaagAGATGGAGCAGCTGAAGAAAGTGGGCGCCAAGAAGCAGATgaagctggaggagaaacaggcCAAGAAAGCccagagagaggtgagaggttCGCCCTGTCAACTCAGGCTGCGAATGACCACCATTATTTATCCCAGTGAGTGTTTAgttgtcttttctgtctgttaatgtgtttttgttttctcatttcaggcggagatggaggagagggaggagaggaagaggatgcaGGAGctcagagagcaggagaggcagcaggaggatGAGAGAGAACGACTGATGGAGCGGAAACAGgtcactaatacacacacacacacacacacacacacacacacacttcagagtCGAACACTGTCCCAAGGTATTTAATAGTGGACTCATAGAAATACCTTGGGACAGTGATCGACTCTGAATTTAAGttctctgaaaacacagagtgaaTCGTGAAAAGAGGCCAACAGAGAATTCATCTGACGCGGAGGCTGCACTCTTTTAGtgtttcacaaagcatcttatgTAGCTTTTATCAttcttttatcaacattttcttttatctgtcgGTTCAATGGGTTGACTGTGGAGGACAGGAACAGTTTGAACCACATCGTAAACGTCTGCTCTGAGATTATTGGAGTCCAGCTGAAAGACTTGAGCTCCCTGTGGAAGGAGCGTGAAGGAACCTGAACATGTTGTCTCATCTGAGTTTTCTTTGATGCCCTCTGGACGGCGCTCTCCTCAGCGGCGGCAGCTTCCTCCCTAAGCTTTAAACGAGGACGTGCTGAGACTCTGCGCTTGTGTTTattcaggaggaggaagagcgtcgtgctgcagaggagcaggagagacgcgaggaggaggagtactTAAAACTGAAAGCCTCCTTCGTCGTagaggagcagggagaggaggagcagctcaCCGAGGACCAGGTGCGATCTCTGCTCAAATCTCAGGTTTTACTCTTAACTGATGAGAAAATCTGTAATAATcagagtttgtgttgttttcctctGCAGTCACGTAACCTGCTGCAGGAGTTCATCCAGCACATCgaggtgagcacacacacacacacacacacacacacacacacacacacacacacacacacacacacacacacacacacacacacacacacacacacacaggcagcttCTGATGAGTTgagtctcctctctgtcctgcagAGCTCTAAGGTGGTTCTCCTCGAGGATTTGGCGTCTCACTTCGGGATGAGGACTCAGGACGCCATCAACAGACTGCAGGACCTGTTGGCTGAAGGATCCCTCAAAGGTCTGAGAtctgtgttaaaacatttttactgccAAGACTTCTGTTAGAAACACTTGAttgaggggcgctggtggagcagtggttagtgcgctcgccccctgtacggaggctgtggtctcaagtggacggcccgggttcacatcccacctgtggtctccttcccgcatgtcgttccccactctctctctctctccctgatttacgactctgtccactgtcctatcgctccattaaaggcacaaaaataaatcttaaaaaaaaaaaaaaaagaaacgattgattgtttttgattgattaaatttatttcagacatctcaaataaaaaaatacaaaacaaaatgaaaagcacttcaaattatttcacaaaaaaagaaaaagcaaattacatatattcaattgatatgcctgaaggaagaagtataaaacctatttaatcctaccccttttccacagctcaataattaatatttattaaattaaatgaacttcctgtgttccttataatctctctataAATACAATCTGTCTATATtactatatttatgatactatatttgatatttacaaccCACTTCTACATTTATGTGACACTCTTGTGCATTCTGCAGGAGTGATTGACGACAGAGGGAAGTTTATCTCCATCACCCCGGAGGAGCTGGACTCTGTGGCTCGTTTCATCAGACAGAGAGGACGCGTGTCCATCACGGAGCTCGCTCAGGCCAGCAACTCTCTGATCAACCTGCAGCCCGAGAGCCGCAGCAGCGCCTAGACACGACAACCCGATGGGACTGTTCACCTCTGCTGCACATCTGGACGACTCCAACCTGTGTGAAGATTTAAACTGGACTCTCTGTCTGCTGTTAGCTGGTGTTTGCTATCAGCAGAGGACATAAAGGCGCTGTGCTATTTATTCAGACTCCATTCTTGATTGAGCTGCAGCCCCTTAATGAAAACACCAAACCCATCAACACGACTAGCAGCAGCTCCGCTCTCCTGTGGGGAGGAAATAAATGAACTTCTGTGAAATGACACGATTTTAGAGTCTTTCTTTTTGTCGCATCTTTTCAATACCAAGTGCACACAGCTacgcaggtaacacacacacacacacttaaacacacaccagAGGGGTCCACTATTTAAAATCATTCGTCATAGATGGATCTTGTATTGCTTGTTTGTCTTTGCAGGCGCGTGAggactctgcagcagcagttgaagcagagagaagaagcgGAGAAGCGTCCGAGCGTGGAGACTCTGTGTACCTCAGAAGGTAACGACTGCTCATGTGTCCGTTCCTCTCTGTGAATCACTCAGGACTGAATGATCTGaacagtttgttgttgttgttctgcaaaGTTTTGATTCTGCAGGACGAGCTCACGGTCGCTCAGTCTCAGCTGCAGGAACTCCAGAGTGACCTCACAGAAGTACGGGAAGCCCTGCAGGACACACAGAGCCGgctgagagagagcgaggcaaAGAATCAACTCGTTCTGACAGGTATGGAATCATTAACCGATCTTATAAACTTCACTGGGGGATTGTAACCCCTGTAACAGTTTGCATATTGTATTGCACTGtctgtaagtgtgtttgtgtttttaagacttGGAGGCCACGAGGAGCAGGCTGTTGGAGAGCGAGAGAAGAGCGAGTTGGCTTCAGTCGCTCAGAAAAGACAGGAGGAGATAGACAACCTGAaccggtgtgtgtttgtgttcttttgctTTAAGAGAGTGTCAAAGATTTGATGAGAGGAATTTAATAAAAGCTCCTGCACTTTGAAAACACTCATTAGAGACACACTATGAGCAcgctttctctctttcaggaTTCTGCAGAGTCGTGATTCTTCAGTGTGTCCCCCAGTCGTCGACACTCAGACaacaaatcaacattttaaccaACTGCAGCTGAGACAGAACCCGGCAGCGCCCCCGTCAGACCGGATCACACAATACCTTCTGTCTATGGATCAGCTGGAGCGCACACACACCGAGcaggagcaggtgtgtgtgtctgcagacagAGACCTCGCATCCCGTCCTGACATCACACCCGCAGACTCCTCAGTCCGCTCCGACGTGCTGCAGCTGGAGATGCATCGAAGACAGCTGTTTAGCGGCGCCCCCTCCCTGCGTGACAGGGAATCGCTGAGCTCTGATTGGAGCGTGCGTTCAGGCTCGTCCTTTAACACCAGAGACGAGGTTGCGTTCAGAGACGGTCTGGCCGCTCTGGATGCGAGCATCGCCAGTCTGCAGAAGACGATTCAGCTGGACATTAGGAGATGATCAGCTCCGCTTTACAGCTTTGATTTCAAATAtaacaacatctgtattttattttgtattttaacctGTTTAATAATTTATCAGATTTATGAATAAAgctttttaaattatgtttcttgcagtctgtttgtctgtttgtcagtTTGTCAGTTTGGTTTTTATACAAGTTTTATTTTCGGACTAATTTCAGTAAGAAAATCTATTTAGTAAAAACAGCAAATTGTTTCCCCTGAATTTAATCTCTTCCACTCTTATAGAGTTCACTATTAGGATGTCGTTATcgttatattatgttatattatTCTTCATCAAATaggatggtgtgtgtgtattacagctattcactgttcctaaattaagtgaaagtctatattcttattttggggatacatttgaatgttaGATTATGTTCGGGGTATTTTGATTGttattgtttacattcatatgagttatttccatttgtttattttgctaCTTGGGGCGTAAGGGTGGAgtctgtacatttgtgtgtctATATAGCCAGGTGAGACTCAGGTAGGCACCTAATGGGTTAATGGTTTTTTACCAGGAAGCCAGGACGCAATGGCAGGATGACAGGGCAAGAGAGACAGcagccttttttgttgtttgttgcctgCTTGATGTCTCTGGATAAAATAAACCACCCTAAAACCTTCAATCATCATCTGGACAATGGACTTATTAAAATATTCTGCGGAAGATTCGCCCTCTAGGTGCCTCGGTGGCTTTATTATGAGTTTGTGTTAAGTTTTTAATTTGgaatttttgttgtttatagACTATAGATATTGCCACTACAGTGTGCAAGAGAAGGAAGCTGGTGATACCAATAAtctatggaggacgagatctgagAAATCTccgataaataaataaatgtataaataagtaaatatggaaataaatacatgtggaaataaataaatgtggaaataaataaatgtataaataaatatggaaataaataaatgtagaaataaatacatgtggaaataaatacatgtataaataaatatggaaataaataaatgtagaaataaataaatgtagaaataaataaatttagaaataaataaatatggaaataaataaatgtagaaataaataaatgtggaaataaatacatgtataaataaatatggaaataaatacatgtagaaataagtaaatatggaattaaatacatgtagaaataaataaatgtggaaataaataaatgtagaaataaataaatgtagaactgaatgaatgtggaaataaatacatgtggaaataaataaatgtggaaataaataaatgtataaataaatatggaaataaataaatgtagaaataaataaatgtataaataaataaatgtggaaataaatacatgtataaataaatatggaaataaataaatgtagaaataaataaatgtataaataaataaatgtggaaataaatacatgtataaataaatttaagacatttaattctTTCTGTCCCATTTATTGACCagtttttatctatttattcacgcatttaattatttatttattccagtatttatttatacatttatttatttatacttttgtcagatctcgtcctccataaTAACCAGGGTTTATTggtttattggtttatttataaatgttgtgGCGATGTATCCTCCGAAACAGCAGGTGGCGCTAAACACAGGCGAACAATAAACACACGAAGAAGAGAGACCTGTGTTGGAAATGAGCTAACACTGACGTGTCCAACAGATTTCTTGTTTAAAGTGATATTTTCAGGACAGCTATGGACATCGCGCTGTATCTGATCGCTGCTGCGGTTCTCATCGTCCTCATCTTGTTCGCTGTGAAGATCCGGAGCAGAACACAGGAAGGTAAACACGTCATCAGgagctaatgctaagctaacggCTAACTGTTTGCAGAGCGTTTATCAGGATGTTGATGCTTTAAAATAAGATCGGGAACTTACTTTTGGAAAGAAAGGGTTTAAGTAACGTTATAAAAGCTAAACTGAATGGGTTTAAATGTTTGAGTTACGCGGATTTTAGGAAAATGTTAATTAACAGCTGTCAATTAGTTGTAACTACGGAAGCGGCCGAGGGACATTTCGGGTTAAAGCGAAAATACTGAAACGCAACTTCATATAAATCTCTAAATTTCAAGTTTAAAGTGTCATAAAGCTTTAATTTTAAACTCTAAACTTAGTTATGATCGTAGGTGGGGTTTCTCAAGCtggtaaaataattaaatttatatattttttatatttatattgctCTTGAAAGATGGTTTAGTGATGTAAGGATGGTTATTTAGACCAGGGGCCCCACATGCGGCCCtcgtcaaccctcaatgtggccctcaggtcaatctttatatatcaaaacatgacaaaatctgccatgaaatcatgaaaaccagaaatatgtgcataataatatttgatcactggtatatgttgagttaaatttgagactgttattgtttttggatcctacaatttggccccctggcagtcagaattaaatgaatgtggccccttgctgttgcccatccctgatttagcaaaataaaacaaagagcatTAATAGAAGTCTGTTTCGTAACCAACCAAAAGCTCCTCAAAGTGGCTTTTGAGTTTCTTATATAATCGTTTTTGCAGTGATTACAAAGGTAATGTGAAGGACATATACAGTGTTGTGTTCCCTGTTATCTCTCAGCTGATGAGGAGCAACAGAGGGATGTTATCCGGGCAGCAGGGCCTCCTCAGCGGGCAGCGGAGGAGCGAGGAGCCGGGATGCCGCGCAGGAGGAGAAACCTCGCTGCAGTCATGGCGAACAGACGACCGCAGAGAGACGCTGTAGAGCAGGGTAAGAGGAAGTCGACGCTTTAGGTCGATTCATCGACATGCTGAACTTGTCTTGTGTGTGACGGCGGTCAGGCCCAGGGGTCACAAACGTGTTGTTTATTGCAGAGGAGGAgcgtgaggaggaggaggaggaggaggaggagggggaagagatgGAGCAGCTGAAGAAAGTGGGCGCtaagaagcagaagaagctggaggagaaacaggcCAAGAAAGCccagagagaggtgagaggttCGCCCTGTCAACTCAGGCTGCGAATGACCACCATTATTTATCCCAGTGAGTGTTTAgttgtcttttctgtctgttaatgtgtttttgttttctcatttcaggcggagatggaggagagggaggagaggaagaggatgcaGGAGctcagagagcaggagaggcagcaggaggatGAGAGAGAACGACTGATGGAGCGGAAACAGgtcactaatacacacacacacacacacacacacttcagagtCGAACACTGTCCCAAGGTATTTAATAGTGGACTCATAGAAATACCTTGGGACAGTGATCGACTCTGAATTTAAGttctctgaaaacacagagtgaaTCGTGAAAAGAGGCCAACAGAGAATTCATCTGACGCGGAGGCTGAACTCTTTTAGtgtttcacaaagcatcttatgTAGCTTTTATCAttcttttatcaacattttcttttatctgtcgGTTCAATGGGTTGTCTGTGAAGGACAAGAACAGTTTGAACCACATCGTAAACGTCTGCTCTGAGATTATTGGAGTCCAGCTGAAAGACTTGAGCTCCCTGTGGAAGGAGCGTGAAGGAACCTGAACATGTTGTCTCATCTGAGTTTTCTTTAACGCCCTCTGGACGGCGCTATCTTGCCCCTCCAAGGAGGACAAATAGATACTCCAACTCTTTTATCCCTTCAGCTATCAGGCTGTTGAAAGCTGAACAAGTCTGTCATCGTATTAGGAAATTGTAGATTGATAGCGCTGGCTTTCTCACTTGACGACCTGTTCGTCTGTTGAACTGTTGTTACTGACATGTGAATGTAACTGTTTGAATGCTGCggtgatgtgtttgtttccttttatgtTGTCTTTGCGTTTTTCAATGGCTCGGTAGGTTGTGAAACAGAATCGCccttctgggataaataaagttttctgaatctgaatctgaaacacacactcctcagcggcggcggcggcttcCTCCCTAAGCTTTAAACGAGGACGTGCTGAGACTCTGCGCTTGTGTTTattcaggaggaggaagagcgtcgtgctgcagaggagcaggagagacgcgaggaggaggagtactTAAAACTGAAAGCCTCCTTCGTCGTagaggagcagggagaggaggagcagctcaCCGAGGACCAGGTGCGATCTCTGCTCAAATCTCAGGTTTTACTCTTAACTGATGAGAAAATCTGTAATAATcagagtttgtgttgttttcctctGCAGTCACGTAACCTGCTGCAGGAGTTCATCCAGCACATCgaggtgagcacacacacacacacacacacacacacacacacacacacacacacacacacacacacacacacacacacaggcagcttCTGATGAGTTgagtctcctctctgtcctgcagAGCTCTAAGGTGGTTCTCCTCGAGGATTTGGCGTCTCACTTCGGGATGAGGACTCAGGACGCCATCAACAGACTGCAGGACCTGTTGGCTGAAGGATCCCTCACAGGTCTGAGAtctgtgttaaaacatttttactgccAAGACTTCTGTTAGAAACACTTGAttgaggggcgctggtggagcagtggttagtgcgcttgCCCCCTGTACGGAGGCCGTGGTCTCAagtggacggcccgggttcacatcccacctgtggcctctttcccgcatgtcattcccctctctctctctccgactgatttccgactctgtccactgtcctatcgctccattaaaggcacaaaaggcccaaaaataaatcttaaaaaaaaaaaaaaagaaacacttgattgattgtttttgatttattaaatttatttcagacatatcaaataaaaaaacatgaaaatgaacacacaaaatgaaaagcacttcaaattatttcacaaaaaaagaaaaagcaaattacatatattcaattgatatgcctgaaggAAGTATAAAAcctatttaatcctaccccttttccacagctcaataattaatatttattaaattaaatgaacttcctgtgttccttataatctctctataAATACAATCTGTCTATATtactatatttatgatactatatttgatatttacaaccCACTTCTACATTTATGTGACACTCTTGTGCATTCTGCAGGAGTGATTGACGACAGAGGGAAGTTTATCTCCATCACCCCGGAGGAGCTGGACTCTGTGGCTCGTTTCATCAGACAGAGAGGACGCGTGTCCATCACGGAGCTCGCTCAGGCCAGCAACTCTCTGATCAACCTGCAGCCCGAGAGCCGCAGCAGCGCCTAGACACGACAACCCGATGGGACTGTTCACCTCTGCTGCACATCTGGACGACTCCAACCTGTGTGAAGATTTAAACTGGACTCTCTGTCTGCTGTTAGCTGGTGTTTGCTATCAGCAGAGGACATAAAGGCGCTGTGCTATTTATTCAGACTCCATTCTTGATTGATCTGCAGCACCTTAATGAAAACACCAAACCCATCAACACGACTAGCAGCAGCTCCGCTCTCCTGTGGGGAGGAAATAAATGAACTTCTGCGAAATGACACGATTTTAGAGTCTTTCTTTTTGTCGCATCTTTTCAATACCAAGTgctctaaaacaaaacaatctgttgtttttatgctCGGAGGTATCGATTG from Labrus mixtus chromosome 24, fLabMix1.1, whole genome shotgun sequence includes the following:
- the LOC132959270 gene encoding DDRGK domain-containing protein 1-like — translated: MDIALYLIAAAVLIVLILFAVKIRSRTQEADEEQQRDVIRAAGPPQRAAEERGAGMPRRRRNLAAVMANRRPQRDAVEQEEEREEEEEEEEEGEEMEQLKKVGAKKQKKLEEKQAKKAQREAEMEEREERKRMQELREQERQQEDERERLMERKQEEEERRAAEEQERREEEEYLKLKASFVVEEQGEEEQLTEDQSRNLLQEFIQHIESSKVVLLEDLASHFGMRTQDAINRLQDLLAEGSLTGVIDDRGKFISITPEELDSVARFIRQRGRVSITELAQASNSLINLQPESRSSA
- the LOC132959271 gene encoding DDRGK domain-containing protein 1-like gives rise to the protein MDIALYLIAAAVLIVLILFAVKIRSRTQEADEEQQRDVIRAAGPPQQAAGPPQQTAGERGAGMPRRRRNLAAVMAYREKEGEEMEQLKKVGAKKQMKLEEKQAKKAQREAEMEEREERKRMQELREQERQQEDERERLMERKQEEEERRAAEEQERREEEEYLKLKASFVVEEQGEEEQLTEDQSRNLLQEFIQHIESSKVVLLEDLASHFGMRTQDAINRLQDLLAEGSLKGVIDDRGKFISITPEELDSVARFIRQRGRVSITELAQASNSLINLQPESRSSA